In Paenibacillus ihbetae, the following are encoded in one genomic region:
- a CDS encoding ABC transporter ATP-binding protein, translating to MQTDRLYRTKRRTTSLGMYKDMLVRYVLPHKKMLARLAVLLLLSIGLQLINPQIIRYFIDTAQGEGSLTALYYAAGFFIGFSLLQQGVSVAAAYFSENLGWTTTNKLRAELAEHCLSLDMSFHKTQTSGSLIERVDGDVNALANFFSSFIIHLFGNLLLMIGILVLLFRESFWIGLVMTAFVIGSIYVIQYIRRFAIPVWKRWRELNAEFYGFIGEHLEGTEDTRANGAAGYVMNRFFELARRMLPVRVRAFIGFFLMWSTTILVFALGNAAAFVVCALLWKNGQGGLTIGSIYLVFYYTELLAKPIEKIRTQLEDLQKADASLMRVRELLATEPLIKDGPGAPLPAGPLSVEFRDLTFSYEADGPPTLDKLNLRLEPGQTLGLLGRTGSGKTTIARLLLRFYDPQQGSIELAGTDIRACKLQELRRKVAMVTQNIEILEGTVRDNLTLFDERIPDPRIHSVLEELGLGAWLASLPEGLNTSLASGGGSLSAGEAQLLAFARVFLTDPGLVILDEASSRLDPLTEHRIEAAITKLLREKTCIIIAHRLATVQRADRILILENGRTIECGAREELAANPASRFSRMLAVGAEEVLV from the coding sequence ATGCAAACGGACCGGCTATACCGGACGAAGCGAAGGACAACAAGTCTCGGGATGTACAAGGACATGCTGGTCAGGTATGTACTGCCTCATAAAAAAATGCTTGCGAGACTTGCCGTGCTGCTGTTACTGTCGATCGGACTGCAGCTGATCAACCCGCAGATCATCCGCTATTTTATTGATACGGCGCAAGGCGAAGGAAGCCTGACGGCATTGTATTACGCTGCAGGCTTCTTTATTGGCTTTTCACTCCTGCAGCAGGGCGTATCGGTTGCAGCCGCTTATTTCAGCGAGAATTTGGGCTGGACGACCACCAACAAGCTGCGCGCAGAGCTGGCGGAGCACTGCTTGTCGCTGGATATGAGCTTCCATAAGACGCAGACGTCCGGCTCGCTGATCGAACGGGTGGACGGCGATGTGAATGCGCTCGCCAATTTTTTCTCCAGCTTTATCATACACCTGTTCGGCAATCTGCTGTTAATGATCGGCATCCTGGTTCTCTTGTTCCGGGAGAGCTTCTGGATCGGTTTGGTCATGACAGCATTTGTGATCGGCAGTATTTATGTCATCCAATACATACGCAGATTTGCGATACCTGTCTGGAAACGCTGGCGGGAGCTGAATGCGGAATTTTACGGCTTCATTGGGGAGCATCTTGAAGGAACGGAGGATACCCGGGCCAACGGGGCGGCGGGCTACGTCATGAACCGCTTTTTTGAACTGGCCAGGCGAATGCTCCCGGTCCGGGTGCGGGCTTTCATCGGATTCTTTCTGATGTGGAGTACAACGATTCTCGTGTTTGCGCTCGGCAACGCGGCTGCCTTCGTCGTCTGCGCCTTGCTATGGAAGAACGGGCAAGGAGGGCTGACCATCGGTTCCATCTACCTGGTGTTCTACTATACGGAGCTGCTGGCGAAGCCGATCGAGAAAATCCGGACCCAGCTCGAGGACCTGCAAAAGGCGGACGCAAGCCTGATGCGGGTACGGGAGCTGCTGGCTACGGAGCCGCTTATCAAGGACGGTCCGGGAGCACCGCTGCCTGCGGGTCCGTTGTCGGTTGAATTCCGTGATTTGACGTTTTCATACGAAGCGGATGGCCCGCCTACGCTCGATAAGCTGAACCTGCGGCTGGAACCGGGGCAAACGCTTGGTTTATTGGGACGGACCGGCAGCGGCAAGACCACGATCGCCCGGCTTTTGCTGCGGTTCTACGATCCGCAGCAGGGAAGCATTGAGCTGGCGGGAACGGATATTCGCGCCTGCAAGCTGCAAGAATTGAGGCGGAAGGTCGCGATGGTGACGCAAAATATCGAGATCCTTGAAGGAACGGTCCGCGATAATTTAACGCTGTTCGATGAACGGATTCCTGATCCGCGCATTCATTCGGTACTGGAAGAGCTGGGACTGGGGGCGTGGCTTGCATCCTTACCAGAAGGGCTCAATACGAGCCTGGCGTCGGGGGGAGGCAGCTTATCCGCAGGCGAAGCCCAGCTGCTGGCATTCGCCCGCGTTTTCCTGACCGACCCGGGCCTCGTTATTCTTGACGAAGCTTCTTCGCGGCTTGACCCCTTGACCGAGCATCGGATCGAGGCGGCAATCACGAAGCTTTTACGGGAGAAGACTTGCATTATCATTGCTCACCGACTGGCCACCGTGCAGCGGGCGGACCGCATTCTCATCCTTGAGAATGGGCGGACGATCGAGTGCGGGGCAAGGGAAGAGCTTGCCGCGAATCCGGCATCACGATTCAGCCGAATGCTTGCGGTGGGCGCGGAGGAGGTACTGGTATGA
- a CDS encoding ABC transporter ATP-binding protein produces the protein MKTRHFFWRLLLYRPGLYLLNLLAWSLIHMAPLLPGLLTKAFFDHLEGTYEFPYGVWAIAVLLIGAALARITLIYGGFMTDVHFRFRIATLIRRNMLAHVLKEPGARAIPCSPGEAISNFRDDVDQAEEATSWSVDTLGLIGFVIVASWILISIDLQLTVLVFVPLILVVTAAQIATARIQKYRAASRESTAKVTGAISEMFANVQAIQVAGAEKRVVDRFVRLSENRRQSMVKDKLLTEALSSVFTNSVNLGTGLILVLASYKMRNGEFTVGDLSLFVYYLTFVTQLISNVGNFMTYYKQMGVSFKRMVSMLQGAPATLLTAANDIGIGRTRTKHKHEGSLAADANERDQSFTENRAMSRTIHVEEPESGFNPTPPAICAPPLQQLEARGLTYRYPETGRGIENISLNLTRGSFTVVTGMIGSGKTTLVRTLLGLLPAEAGDIRWNGERIDNPADFFVPPQSAYTAQIPRLYSDMLRNNILLGIEEQPGSLDRALHAAVMEEDIKHLQDGLMTMVGPRGVKLSGGQAQRTAAARMLVRDAELYVFDDLSSALDVETERKLWERLFRERRGATCLVVSHRRAALNHADQIIVLNGGVIEAEGTAEELLRSSESFRQLWYGEETGT, from the coding sequence ATGAAAACAAGGCACTTTTTCTGGCGGCTCTTGCTTTACCGTCCGGGTTTATACCTGCTGAATTTGCTTGCATGGTCGCTGATCCATATGGCTCCGCTCCTCCCGGGGCTGCTTACGAAAGCCTTCTTCGATCATTTGGAAGGCACGTATGAATTTCCGTATGGCGTATGGGCCATCGCGGTGCTCCTGATTGGAGCGGCGCTGGCGAGAATCACCCTAATCTACGGGGGTTTCATGACCGACGTTCATTTTCGGTTCCGGATCGCCACCTTGATTCGGCGCAATATGCTCGCTCATGTGCTGAAGGAGCCGGGTGCCCGGGCGATTCCTTGCTCGCCTGGCGAAGCGATAAGCAATTTCCGCGACGATGTTGATCAGGCGGAAGAGGCTACAAGCTGGTCCGTTGATACATTAGGTTTGATCGGCTTTGTCATTGTCGCAAGCTGGATATTGATCTCAATCGATCTTCAGCTGACCGTGTTAGTGTTCGTACCTTTGATACTCGTCGTAACGGCTGCCCAGATTGCAACGGCTAGGATCCAGAAATACAGGGCGGCCAGCCGCGAGTCGACAGCCAAAGTTACCGGCGCCATCAGCGAAATGTTTGCGAACGTTCAAGCGATCCAGGTGGCAGGGGCCGAGAAGCGCGTCGTCGACCGTTTTGTAAGGCTTAGCGAGAATCGCCGCCAATCTATGGTTAAGGATAAGCTGCTGACGGAGGCGCTGTCTTCCGTATTTACCAATTCCGTCAATCTGGGCACCGGTCTTATTCTTGTGCTGGCCAGCTATAAAATGCGCAACGGCGAATTTACCGTGGGCGACTTGTCCTTATTCGTTTATTACTTAACGTTTGTCACTCAGCTCATTTCAAATGTCGGTAACTTTATGACCTACTACAAGCAGATGGGGGTCAGCTTCAAGAGAATGGTGTCGATGCTTCAAGGCGCACCCGCGACCCTGCTGACAGCGGCGAACGATATCGGCATTGGCCGAACAAGGACCAAGCACAAGCACGAGGGTAGTTTGGCAGCGGATGCTAACGAAAGAGATCAATCGTTTACGGAAAATCGGGCCATGAGCCGCACCATACACGTCGAGGAGCCTGAATCCGGCTTCAATCCGACGCCTCCGGCGATCTGTGCACCGCCGCTTCAACAGCTTGAAGCGAGAGGGCTGACCTACCGTTATCCTGAGACCGGCCGTGGCATCGAGAACATTAGCCTTAATCTGACCCGGGGGTCATTTACGGTTGTAACCGGTATGATCGGTAGCGGCAAAACCACGCTCGTCCGGACGCTGCTCGGCCTGCTTCCGGCCGAAGCCGGCGATATACGCTGGAATGGAGAGCGGATCGACAACCCTGCGGATTTCTTCGTTCCACCGCAAAGTGCCTATACGGCGCAAATTCCAAGGCTGTACAGCGATATGCTGAGGAACAATATCCTTCTTGGAATCGAGGAGCAGCCCGGAAGTTTGGATCGTGCGCTGCATGCTGCGGTAATGGAGGAGGATATTAAGCACCTGCAGGACGGCCTCATGACGATGGTCGGGCCCCGGGGCGTAAAGCTCTCCGGCGGGCAGGCACAGCGTACCGCTGCCGCCCGGATGCTGGTCCGCGATGCAGAACTCTATGTCTTTGATGATCTATCCAGCGCGCTGGATGTCGAGACGGAACGCAAGCTGTGGGAAAGACTGTTCC